The Amphiprion ocellaris isolate individual 3 ecotype Okinawa chromosome 6, ASM2253959v1, whole genome shotgun sequence genome contains a region encoding:
- the agtpbp1 gene encoding cytosolic carboxypeptidase 1 isoform X2 has translation MNKPKMATEKGVPSNSRVLMLLGQLERMNGEAMVRDVEMARQVTTKILHLIQTQEKSGKEVMSKSSSGMEVILASLENTRDVQTTLNILYILSELLTVGRGRRVGVFVSKGGTGILFQILIAASKDLPPSEELMLQLHSLLAKVGPKDRKFGVKARLSGALNVTINLMKQNLQNTKLLLPCLQVLRVYSTNSVNAISLGKNGVVELMFKIVGPYCKKNTSLLKVALDALGALLKSKTNARRAVDGGHVPVLLSLYLDWHRNDTRHRHMLIRKGLLVCLRNVTNIKLGRKAFIEADGMRILYNSSTECLPVRTLDPLVNTSSLIMRKCFPKNRLPLPTIKSAFHYQLPHVPAVGPVAQLYSQPPGVDDVVDESDDNEEAEADSDTENEEDEKDHHSANDDIETDLNKLHPKKSPGRPFEELRVYERFFLELSEDFQGFNFDCSKNASTTSSSASFSSSSASTRSTRPIIVPTAQALSPKHIPIPNSQEDCKSTKGQHTQPTPPAPTPNPPAPLTPLELDTIHVTKDQDKKEEANIPTPDGHTTFTRPPSQGQRIEQELAHALECASLEEDRALNAEEGLKGVKQEGSPVNATRHIQSPLLLGGITTRRVGGGGSNWGSDCGSEGAEDEVGEGAVLEVPDTALLLPLHDPDLYVEMVKGTHSVPQYAEVAYPDYFGHVAPTFREPLLERVYGVQRSKIFQDIERLIHPNDILDKVVYDLDIPSCPVIEDNGESLKFNSQFESGNLRKAVQVRK, from the exons atgaacaaacccAAAATGGCCACAGAGAAGGG TGTTCCCAGTAACTCCAGGGTACTGATGCTCCTGGGTCAACTAGAGAGGATGAATGGAGAGGCCATGGTGAGGGATGTCGAAATGGCGAGACAGGTCACTACAAAGATCCTTCATCTCATACAGACACAGG AGAAGAGTGGAAAAGAGGTCATGTCCAAAAGCTCCAGTGGCATGGAAGTCATCCTGGCTTCATTGGAG AATACCAGGGATGTCCAGACCACACTGAATATTCTATACATTCTGAGTGAGCTGCTAACTGTGG gAAGAGGTCGCAGGGTGGGAGTATTTGTGTCAAAGGGAGGAACGGGAATATTATTCCAGATTCTGATCGCTGCCAGTAAAGATTTGCCTCCCAGTGAGGAACTCATGCTGCAGCTTCACTCCCTGCTGGCCAAGGTTGGCCCCAAAG ACAGAAAGTTCGGTGTGAAGGCACGTCTGAGTGGAGCTCTGAATGTCACCATCAACTTAATGAAACAGAACCTACAGAATACCAAACTGCTTCTGCCTTGCCTGCAGGTTCTCAGAGTTTATTCTACCAACT CGGTCAATGCTATTTCTTTGGGGAAGAATGGCGTGGTTGAACTTATGTTCAAAATTGTCGGTCCTTACTGCAAGAAGAACACCAGCCTGCTCAA GGTAGCTCTGGACGCACTGGGAGCACTGCTCAAATCCA AAACTAATGCCCGCCGTGCAGTAGATGGGGGCCATGTGCCCGTCTTGCTTTCTCTGTACCTGGATTGGCATCGCAATGACACGCGGCATCGCCACATGCTGATTCGCAAAGGGCTGCTGGTCTGCCTCAGGAACGTTACCAACATCAAACTGGGAAGGAAGGCATTCATAGAGGCTGATGGCATGAGGATCCTCTACAACTCTTCGACT GAGTGTCTCCCTGTGCGAACTCTGGATCCTCTGGTCAACACTTCAAGTCTCATCATGAGAAAGTGTTTTCCTAAGAACCGTCTGCCTCTGCCCACCATCAAATCAGCCTTCCACTATCAGCTGCCACATGTACCTGCTGTAGGGCCTGTGGCACAGCTGTACAGCCAGCCTCCTGGGG TGGATGATGTGGTCGATGAAAGTGATGATAATGAGGAGGCCGAGGCAGACAGTGATACTGAGAATGAAGAGGATGAGAAGGATCACCACTCCGCG AATGATGACATTGAAACAGACTTAAACAAGCTACATCCCAAAAAGAGCCCTGGCCGTCCATTCGAAGAGTTAAGGGTTTATGAGAGATTCTTCCTGGAGCTATCTGAAGATTTTCAG GGGTTTAACTTTGATTGCTCAAAGAATGCCTCCACTACATCTTCATCAGCATCCTTCTCCTCATCATCAGCCTCAACTCGATCCACTCGGCCAATCATAGTGCCCACAGCTCAAGCCCTGTCTCCAAAACACATCCCCATACCAAACTCTCAGGAGGATTGCAAATCTACCAAAGGACAACACACTCAGCCAACTCCGCCTGCTCCCACACCAAACCCTCCTGCTCCTCTAACACCTCTAGAACTGGACACGATCCACGTCACCAAGGACCAAGACAAAAAAGAGGAGGCCAACATTCCTACTCCAGATGGGCATACGACCTTCACCAGGCCTCCTTCTCAAGGGCAGAGGATTGAACAGGAACTAGCACATGCGTTAGAGTGTGCCTCTCTAGAAGAGGATAGAGCTCTGAACGCAGAAGAAGGATTAAAAGGAGTCAAACAGGAGGGCTCCCCAGTCAACGCTACGAGGCACATACAGTCCCCTCTGCTCTTGGGAGGCATCACTACACGCCGTGTGGGAGGTGGAGGCAGTAACTGGGGTTCAGATTGTGGCTCAGAAGGTGCTGAGGATGAGGTAGGGGAAGGAGCAGTCCTGGAGGTGCCAGACACGGCCCTCCTCCTGCCACTGCATGACCCTGACTTGTACGTGGAGATGGTGAAGGGGACACACTCTGTTCCACAGTACGCTGAGGTGGCTTACCCAGACTACTTTGGCCATGTTGCTCCGACATTTAGGGAACCCCTTCTGGAGAGAGTTTACGGTGTACAGAG GTCCAAGATATTCCAGGACATTGAGAGGTTGATCCATCCTAACGATATCTTGGATAAAGTAGTTTATGACCTGGACATTCCCAG TTGTCCTGTGATTGAAGATAATGGTGAATCACTGAAGTTCAACTCTCAGTTTGAGTCTGGTAACCTCAGGAAGGCAGTTCAAGTTAGAAAGTAA
- the agtpbp1 gene encoding cytosolic carboxypeptidase 1 isoform X1 gives MNKPKMATEKGVPSNSRVLMLLGQLERMNGEAMVRDVEMARQVTTKILHLIQTQEKSGKEVMSKSSSGMEVILASLENTRDVQTTLNILYILSELLTVGRGRRVGVFVSKGGTGILFQILIAASKDLPPSEELMLQLHSLLAKVGPKDRKFGVKARLSGALNVTINLMKQNLQNTKLLLPCLQVLRVYSTNSVNAISLGKNGVVELMFKIVGPYCKKNTSLLKVALDALGALLKSKTNARRAVDGGHVPVLLSLYLDWHRNDTRHRHMLIRKGLLVCLRNVTNIKLGRKAFIEADGMRILYNSSTECLPVRTLDPLVNTSSLIMRKCFPKNRLPLPTIKSAFHYQLPHVPAVGPVAQLYSQPPGGRTSHQLSNKPLNKVDDVVDESDDNEEAEADSDTENEEDEKDHHSANDDIETDLNKLHPKKSPGRPFEELRVYERFFLELSEDFQGFNFDCSKNASTTSSSASFSSSSASTRSTRPIIVPTAQALSPKHIPIPNSQEDCKSTKGQHTQPTPPAPTPNPPAPLTPLELDTIHVTKDQDKKEEANIPTPDGHTTFTRPPSQGQRIEQELAHALECASLEEDRALNAEEGLKGVKQEGSPVNATRHIQSPLLLGGITTRRVGGGGSNWGSDCGSEGAEDEVGEGAVLEVPDTALLLPLHDPDLYVEMVKGTHSVPQYAEVAYPDYFGHVAPTFREPLLERVYGVQRSKIFQDIERLIHPNDILDKVVYDLDIPSCPVIEDNGESLKFNSQFESGNLRKAVQVRK, from the exons atgaacaaacccAAAATGGCCACAGAGAAGGG TGTTCCCAGTAACTCCAGGGTACTGATGCTCCTGGGTCAACTAGAGAGGATGAATGGAGAGGCCATGGTGAGGGATGTCGAAATGGCGAGACAGGTCACTACAAAGATCCTTCATCTCATACAGACACAGG AGAAGAGTGGAAAAGAGGTCATGTCCAAAAGCTCCAGTGGCATGGAAGTCATCCTGGCTTCATTGGAG AATACCAGGGATGTCCAGACCACACTGAATATTCTATACATTCTGAGTGAGCTGCTAACTGTGG gAAGAGGTCGCAGGGTGGGAGTATTTGTGTCAAAGGGAGGAACGGGAATATTATTCCAGATTCTGATCGCTGCCAGTAAAGATTTGCCTCCCAGTGAGGAACTCATGCTGCAGCTTCACTCCCTGCTGGCCAAGGTTGGCCCCAAAG ACAGAAAGTTCGGTGTGAAGGCACGTCTGAGTGGAGCTCTGAATGTCACCATCAACTTAATGAAACAGAACCTACAGAATACCAAACTGCTTCTGCCTTGCCTGCAGGTTCTCAGAGTTTATTCTACCAACT CGGTCAATGCTATTTCTTTGGGGAAGAATGGCGTGGTTGAACTTATGTTCAAAATTGTCGGTCCTTACTGCAAGAAGAACACCAGCCTGCTCAA GGTAGCTCTGGACGCACTGGGAGCACTGCTCAAATCCA AAACTAATGCCCGCCGTGCAGTAGATGGGGGCCATGTGCCCGTCTTGCTTTCTCTGTACCTGGATTGGCATCGCAATGACACGCGGCATCGCCACATGCTGATTCGCAAAGGGCTGCTGGTCTGCCTCAGGAACGTTACCAACATCAAACTGGGAAGGAAGGCATTCATAGAGGCTGATGGCATGAGGATCCTCTACAACTCTTCGACT GAGTGTCTCCCTGTGCGAACTCTGGATCCTCTGGTCAACACTTCAAGTCTCATCATGAGAAAGTGTTTTCCTAAGAACCGTCTGCCTCTGCCCACCATCAAATCAGCCTTCCACTATCAGCTGCCACATGTACCTGCTGTAGGGCCTGTGGCACAGCTGTACAGCCAGCCTCCTGGGG GAAGAACAAGTCATCAGCTCAGCAACAAGCCCTTAAACAAGG TGGATGATGTGGTCGATGAAAGTGATGATAATGAGGAGGCCGAGGCAGACAGTGATACTGAGAATGAAGAGGATGAGAAGGATCACCACTCCGCG AATGATGACATTGAAACAGACTTAAACAAGCTACATCCCAAAAAGAGCCCTGGCCGTCCATTCGAAGAGTTAAGGGTTTATGAGAGATTCTTCCTGGAGCTATCTGAAGATTTTCAG GGGTTTAACTTTGATTGCTCAAAGAATGCCTCCACTACATCTTCATCAGCATCCTTCTCCTCATCATCAGCCTCAACTCGATCCACTCGGCCAATCATAGTGCCCACAGCTCAAGCCCTGTCTCCAAAACACATCCCCATACCAAACTCTCAGGAGGATTGCAAATCTACCAAAGGACAACACACTCAGCCAACTCCGCCTGCTCCCACACCAAACCCTCCTGCTCCTCTAACACCTCTAGAACTGGACACGATCCACGTCACCAAGGACCAAGACAAAAAAGAGGAGGCCAACATTCCTACTCCAGATGGGCATACGACCTTCACCAGGCCTCCTTCTCAAGGGCAGAGGATTGAACAGGAACTAGCACATGCGTTAGAGTGTGCCTCTCTAGAAGAGGATAGAGCTCTGAACGCAGAAGAAGGATTAAAAGGAGTCAAACAGGAGGGCTCCCCAGTCAACGCTACGAGGCACATACAGTCCCCTCTGCTCTTGGGAGGCATCACTACACGCCGTGTGGGAGGTGGAGGCAGTAACTGGGGTTCAGATTGTGGCTCAGAAGGTGCTGAGGATGAGGTAGGGGAAGGAGCAGTCCTGGAGGTGCCAGACACGGCCCTCCTCCTGCCACTGCATGACCCTGACTTGTACGTGGAGATGGTGAAGGGGACACACTCTGTTCCACAGTACGCTGAGGTGGCTTACCCAGACTACTTTGGCCATGTTGCTCCGACATTTAGGGAACCCCTTCTGGAGAGAGTTTACGGTGTACAGAG GTCCAAGATATTCCAGGACATTGAGAGGTTGATCCATCCTAACGATATCTTGGATAAAGTAGTTTATGACCTGGACATTCCCAG TTGTCCTGTGATTGAAGATAATGGTGAATCACTGAAGTTCAACTCTCAGTTTGAGTCTGGTAACCTCAGGAAGGCAGTTCAAGTTAGAAAGTAA
- the agtpbp1 gene encoding cytosolic carboxypeptidase 1 isoform X3 has translation MEYLYTRKYCQSVDYSDPPEKSGKEVMSKSSSGMEVILASLENTRDVQTTLNILYILSELLTVGRGRRVGVFVSKGGTGILFQILIAASKDLPPSEELMLQLHSLLAKVGPKDRKFGVKARLSGALNVTINLMKQNLQNTKLLLPCLQVLRVYSTNSVNAISLGKNGVVELMFKIVGPYCKKNTSLLKVALDALGALLKSKTNARRAVDGGHVPVLLSLYLDWHRNDTRHRHMLIRKGLLVCLRNVTNIKLGRKAFIEADGMRILYNSSTECLPVRTLDPLVNTSSLIMRKCFPKNRLPLPTIKSAFHYQLPHVPAVGPVAQLYSQPPGGRTSHQLSNKPLNKVDDVVDESDDNEEAEADSDTENEEDEKDHHSANDDIETDLNKLHPKKSPGRPFEELRVYERFFLELSEDFQGFNFDCSKNASTTSSSASFSSSSASTRSTRPIIVPTAQALSPKHIPIPNSQEDCKSTKGQHTQPTPPAPTPNPPAPLTPLELDTIHVTKDQDKKEEANIPTPDGHTTFTRPPSQGQRIEQELAHALECASLEEDRALNAEEGLKGVKQEGSPVNATRHIQSPLLLGGITTRRVGGGGSNWGSDCGSEGAEDEVGEGAVLEVPDTALLLPLHDPDLYVEMVKGTHSVPQYAEVAYPDYFGHVAPTFREPLLERVYGVQRSKIFQDIERLIHPNDILDKVVYDLDIPSCPVIEDNGESLKFNSQFESGNLRKAVQVRK, from the exons ATGGAGTACCTCTACACCAGGAAATACTGTCAATCTGTGGATTACTCGGACCCACCAG AGAAGAGTGGAAAAGAGGTCATGTCCAAAAGCTCCAGTGGCATGGAAGTCATCCTGGCTTCATTGGAG AATACCAGGGATGTCCAGACCACACTGAATATTCTATACATTCTGAGTGAGCTGCTAACTGTGG gAAGAGGTCGCAGGGTGGGAGTATTTGTGTCAAAGGGAGGAACGGGAATATTATTCCAGATTCTGATCGCTGCCAGTAAAGATTTGCCTCCCAGTGAGGAACTCATGCTGCAGCTTCACTCCCTGCTGGCCAAGGTTGGCCCCAAAG ACAGAAAGTTCGGTGTGAAGGCACGTCTGAGTGGAGCTCTGAATGTCACCATCAACTTAATGAAACAGAACCTACAGAATACCAAACTGCTTCTGCCTTGCCTGCAGGTTCTCAGAGTTTATTCTACCAACT CGGTCAATGCTATTTCTTTGGGGAAGAATGGCGTGGTTGAACTTATGTTCAAAATTGTCGGTCCTTACTGCAAGAAGAACACCAGCCTGCTCAA GGTAGCTCTGGACGCACTGGGAGCACTGCTCAAATCCA AAACTAATGCCCGCCGTGCAGTAGATGGGGGCCATGTGCCCGTCTTGCTTTCTCTGTACCTGGATTGGCATCGCAATGACACGCGGCATCGCCACATGCTGATTCGCAAAGGGCTGCTGGTCTGCCTCAGGAACGTTACCAACATCAAACTGGGAAGGAAGGCATTCATAGAGGCTGATGGCATGAGGATCCTCTACAACTCTTCGACT GAGTGTCTCCCTGTGCGAACTCTGGATCCTCTGGTCAACACTTCAAGTCTCATCATGAGAAAGTGTTTTCCTAAGAACCGTCTGCCTCTGCCCACCATCAAATCAGCCTTCCACTATCAGCTGCCACATGTACCTGCTGTAGGGCCTGTGGCACAGCTGTACAGCCAGCCTCCTGGGG GAAGAACAAGTCATCAGCTCAGCAACAAGCCCTTAAACAAGG TGGATGATGTGGTCGATGAAAGTGATGATAATGAGGAGGCCGAGGCAGACAGTGATACTGAGAATGAAGAGGATGAGAAGGATCACCACTCCGCG AATGATGACATTGAAACAGACTTAAACAAGCTACATCCCAAAAAGAGCCCTGGCCGTCCATTCGAAGAGTTAAGGGTTTATGAGAGATTCTTCCTGGAGCTATCTGAAGATTTTCAG GGGTTTAACTTTGATTGCTCAAAGAATGCCTCCACTACATCTTCATCAGCATCCTTCTCCTCATCATCAGCCTCAACTCGATCCACTCGGCCAATCATAGTGCCCACAGCTCAAGCCCTGTCTCCAAAACACATCCCCATACCAAACTCTCAGGAGGATTGCAAATCTACCAAAGGACAACACACTCAGCCAACTCCGCCTGCTCCCACACCAAACCCTCCTGCTCCTCTAACACCTCTAGAACTGGACACGATCCACGTCACCAAGGACCAAGACAAAAAAGAGGAGGCCAACATTCCTACTCCAGATGGGCATACGACCTTCACCAGGCCTCCTTCTCAAGGGCAGAGGATTGAACAGGAACTAGCACATGCGTTAGAGTGTGCCTCTCTAGAAGAGGATAGAGCTCTGAACGCAGAAGAAGGATTAAAAGGAGTCAAACAGGAGGGCTCCCCAGTCAACGCTACGAGGCACATACAGTCCCCTCTGCTCTTGGGAGGCATCACTACACGCCGTGTGGGAGGTGGAGGCAGTAACTGGGGTTCAGATTGTGGCTCAGAAGGTGCTGAGGATGAGGTAGGGGAAGGAGCAGTCCTGGAGGTGCCAGACACGGCCCTCCTCCTGCCACTGCATGACCCTGACTTGTACGTGGAGATGGTGAAGGGGACACACTCTGTTCCACAGTACGCTGAGGTGGCTTACCCAGACTACTTTGGCCATGTTGCTCCGACATTTAGGGAACCCCTTCTGGAGAGAGTTTACGGTGTACAGAG GTCCAAGATATTCCAGGACATTGAGAGGTTGATCCATCCTAACGATATCTTGGATAAAGTAGTTTATGACCTGGACATTCCCAG TTGTCCTGTGATTGAAGATAATGGTGAATCACTGAAGTTCAACTCTCAGTTTGAGTCTGGTAACCTCAGGAAGGCAGTTCAAGTTAGAAAGTAA